CACATCCGCGTCCCCGCCCCGGTTGATGACGTCCACCACGCCCGCCTCGAAGCCGGGCGCGTGCAACAGCTCCCAGTAGGCCAGCCGGAAGGCCACCCGGACCCGGTCCGGGTGCAGGTGCAGGTGCAGGTCCGGACCGTACAGCAGGGGGTCGTCCCGCTGCGCCGCCGCCAGGTCCTCCCGGAGCGCGGCCGTGGCGCGCGACACCTCCTGGACGTAGTCGGCGGCCGAGCGGCCCAGGGACGCACTGGCCACGGACAGCCCGCTGATGGCGGCCGTGATGAGATCCTCCGTCTTCAGCTTCTCGCCCGCGCCAAGGGCGTGCGCGATGGAGCCGTTGAGGGCGGCGCAGGCCAGCTGGCAGCACGGGTCGAAGTGCGTGAGCGCGGAGTCGGCGAGCGAGGCCTGCACTCGCGCCTGGGCGTCCTTGTGGAAGAAGACGCCGATGGGGGCGGTACGCGCGAGGCTGCCGTTGCCCGCGGGGCGCCGGAGGCCGCGCAGCCACACGCGCCGCGCGGCCGTGGCCCTGGGCAGGCCGGACTCGAGGAGCTCCGTCATCACCTCGCGCGTGGACTCGCTCATGCCCACGGCATGCCCCTGCCAGGCGAGGTAACGGCGCAGCATGTCATCCGGGTCGTAGCTCTTGAGCTCGCGCAGACCGGCGCCCAGACAGCTGGCCATCTGCCCGCTCTCGCCCACCTGGCCCCGCCGCAGCTCGAAGGGGCCCCCGCCCTTGAGCTCCCGGAAGAGTCCGTCCGCGAGCTGGGGGAAGGGTGGGGCGGGCAGACGCCGTGTCTTCAAGGGGGCGCCGAGCGCGTCACCGACGGCGAGGCCCAGGAGGGCGCCTCGGCCGCGCAGGCGCGGGTGCGGGTCGGAAACGGGGGCGGCGGGTCGGCGCGGAGGCATGGGGCGGCGGGAGGGGCTTCGGGGGGCCGACAGTGTAGCAGTCCTCCTGTCGAGCAAGCTTGCTCGGGGCGGGGGTGTCCTCTAGAACCCCGCGCCATGACCGAGATCGCTCAAATCGTGGCGCGTGAAGTGCTCGACTCCCGCGGTAACCCCACCGTGGAGGCCGAGGTTTTCCTGGCGGGCGGAGCCAAGGGCCGTGCGGCGGTACCGTCCGGTGCCTCCACCGGTGAGCATGAGGCCCTGGAGCTGCGGGACGGGGAGAAGAACCGCTACCTGGGCAAGGGCGTGCGCAAGGCCGTCTCCAACATCATGGAGACGATCGCCCCCGAGCTGGTGGGCATGGATGCCGCGGACCAGTACGCGGTGGACATGCAGATGCTGGAGATGGACGGCACGCCCACCAAGAGCAAGCTGGGCGCCAACGCCATCCTGGCGGTGTCCATGGCCACGGCGCGCGCGGCGTCGGATGCTTTCGGCGTTCCCTTCTACCGCTACGTGGGCGGCGCGCAGGCGCGCACCCTGCCGTTGCCGCTGATGAACATCCTCAACGGTGGCGCGCACGCCGACACCCGCGTGGACGTGCAGGAGTTCATGGTGGTGCCCGCGGGCGCTCCCTCCTTCTCCGAGGGCCTGCGCTGGGGCGCCGAGGTGTTCCACGCGCTGAAGAAGATCCTCAAGGGCCGCAAGCTGGCCACCGGTGTGGGCGACGAGGGCGGCTATGCCCCGGACCTGCCGGCCAACGAGGAGGCGCTCAAGCTCATCATGGAGGCCATCTCCTCGGCGGGCTTCAAGGCCGGCGAGCAGATGTTCCTGGCCATGGACGTGGCCGCCAGCGAGTTCTTCGACAAGGGCAGCAAGAAGTACCGCCTCAAGGGCGAGGGCAAGGAGTTCGATGCGGCCGGCATGCTGGACTACTACCAGCAGCTCGTGTCGCGCTACCCCATCGTCTCCATCGAGGACGGCATGGCCGAGGACGACTGGGACGGCTGGAAGCGCCTCACGGACGCGCTGGGCAACAAGATCCAGCTGGTGGGTGACGATCTCTTCGTCACCAACGTGGAGCGCCTGGGCCGCGGCATCCAGGGCGGCGTGGCCAACTCCATCCTGGTGAAGGTGAACCAGATCGGCAGCCTCACGGAGACCTTCGACGCGGTGCGCATGGCCCACAAGGCCGGCTACACCTCGGTGATGAGCCACCGCTCGGGCGAGACCGAGGACACCACCATCGCCGACCTGGCCGTGGCGCTCGACTGCGGACAGATCAAGACGGGTTCGGCGTCGCGCTCGGACCGCATCGCCAAGTACAACCAGCTGCTGCGCATCGAGCAGGAGCTGGGCGCGGGCGCTCGCTACGCGGGCATGCACGCCATCAAGGGACTGAAGTCGAAGTAACGAGAGGAACGGAGAGAGAGCCGTGGCCGACAAGAAACCCCGCATCCTGGTCTCCAACGACGACGGCTACTTCTCCGAGGGCCTGCGCAACCTGGTGGAAGCGGTGACCCCGTTGGGGGAGGTGTGGGTGGTGGCGCCGGACCGCGAGCAGAGCGCGGCCTCGCACGCCATCTCCCTGCACCGCCCCCTGCGCATCACCGAGGTGCGTGAGCGCTGGTTCGCCGTGGATGGAACCCCGGCGGACAGCGCTTATCTGGCGATCCATCACCTCATGAAGGATGATCGCCCGCGGATCATGGTGTCCGGCATCAACCACGGGGCCAACCTGGCCGACGACGTCAACTACTCGGGCACGGTGGCCGCCGCCCGCGAGGCCGCGCTGCTGGGCATTCCGTCCATTGCCTTCAGCCTGGTGTCTCGCGCGCCGTTCGACTTCCAGCACGCGGCGCGCTTTGCCCGCTCGCTGGTGGCGGCGGCGCTCGCCCAGCCCCAGCTGCCGCCCCGGATGCTGCTCAGCGTCAACGTCCCCCGGGGCGAGCCCACGGGGTACGCCATCACCCGGCTGGGCCGGCACTCGTACGGGTACGACGTGGTGGAGAAGGAGGATCCGCGCGGTCGCAAGTACTACTGGATCGGTGGCAGCTCCTACGCGCACGAGGACGTCCCCGGCAGTGACTGCAACGCGGTGCACCTGGAGCGCCGCATCTCGGTGACGCCGCTCAACTTCGAGCTCACCGACACGCAAGCCATGACGGCGCTGGCGGGTTGGAACCTCGAGGGCTTCCCGCGCTCCGACGTGGGCAGGGGAGGCGACTGAGGTTGGCGGTGGCGGACGCCAGGTGGGTGCGGCCGGCGCTGTTCGCGCTGCTCGCGCTCCTCGGCACCACCGGCTGCTCGCTGGTGTCGAAGTCCGTCACCCCTTCACCCTCCGCGTCCGTCTCCGAGCAGTCCCCGTTGGGCCTCGGCGAGCTGCGCGAGCCCCACCCGGAGCTGGAGCTCATCCCCGTCTCCGTCTCCGTCCAGCGGACGGTGGCCGTCCGGCACACGGTGGCCCCGGGCGAGACGATGTACCGGATCTCCAGGAACTACGGCGTCTCCGTGGAGGAGCTGTCCAGGGCGAACGGCATCAATGACCCGCGCACCTTGTCCGTGGGGCAGGAGCTGGTCATTCCCGGAATCGAGAAGCTGGTGCCGGTGGCCACCGAGTCCTCTCCCACTCCGGAGCCGGGCAGGGGCAACGAGCGCCCGGTGCCGGGGAAGAAGTCTCCCGTGGTGGTGACGGCTCCGGGATCGCGTTCGGAGCCCCGGCCCGTGTCCCGTCCCGCGCCGGCCCGCCCGGTGCCGGAGACGAAGGGGATGCTGGATTGGCCCCTGCGCGGGGTGCTGTACGCCCGTTTCGGGAAGAAGGGGCGCGAGCCGCACGATGGGATTGATCTCGCCGTGCCCGTGGGTACACCGGTGAAGACGGCCCAGGAGGGCGAGGTGCTGTACGCGGGCGAGCAGCGCGGCTACGGGCTCATCGTCATCGTCCAGCACTCGGAGCGCCTCATCACGCTCTACGCGCACAACCGCGACCTGCGCGTGAAGAGCGGCCAGAAGGTGCGGCGCGGTCAGGTCATCGCCACCGTGGGCGAGTCCGGCAAGACGAGTGGTCCGCAGCTGCACTTCGAGGTGCGCGTCGACGGCAAGCCGGCGGATCCGCTCGATTACCTGGGGCCGCTGCCGTCGTCGTAGAATGCGGGTCCTGGCGGCTTGTTGCCCGGGGGGCCTGTATGCGTGCGAGGCGTGTACTTGAAGTCGCGTTGCTGATGCTGGTCCTTGGAACCGGGTGCCCGGAGTTCCACAAGAAGGGCGGCTTCATCGACCGGGCCGCGGCGAAGGACATCGCCGAGAATACAGGGGTCGCCAGACCGCCCTTGTGTGCCGACGGCAGTCAGGCTGAGTGGAGCTGTGACGAATCCTCCGAGGATTCCGAGGAGGATTGCGGTTGGAGATGTCCGTGAAGTCGCGGGTGATGATCGGCGCTGCCGCCGGTCTGCTCCTGTTGCTTCCGCTCGCCCTCCTCTCGAGTGTCCGTCTGTACTCGCAGCGCTGGAGCCAAGGGGTCGATGGGGTGGAATTCAGTCCCGTGCTCTCCCAGGAACGACGCGTTGGGTTGAGTACCTTCGAGCGGCGTTGCGGGAAGCGCGAGGACTGCGAGCCACCCCTGGAATGCCTGGCCTTCTTCACGGGCTTCGAGAGCTACTGCCTCGATAGTGACTGTCTGACGGATCGGCATTGCAAGGAGGGCTTTACCTGTCGGGCCCTGAAGCCCCTGGGGGGAGGCGCTCTGGTTCGACGCTGCACCCCGGCGGGTTCTCTCGGGGAGGGGGAGCCTTGCATGGCAAGCTCCCAGGAGAAGTCGGTGGTTTGTGAGCGAGGGCTGATCTGCAACGGGTATTGCGGTCGTCCGTGCCAGATGGATGAACCCGAGAACTGCCCGGAAGGATTCTTCTGCGCCAGAGGCAAGAACGGTACATCCTGCCTCCCCACCTGTGAGGGGAAGGCGTGCCCGGAAGGCAAGCAGTGCGTCCGATACGACTCGGGCATGTCCGTATGCGCCCACGTCCGCGGCGAGAATTGCCAGGACATGCCGTGTCCTCGGGGCCAGCGATGCAACAAGAGCTACTCTCCCAACCACAAGGACTGGGTCTCCATGGAGTGCGTCACCCCTTGTGGTGAGGAGGCTCCTTCTTGCCCGGATGGATTCTTCTGTCAGCGAGGCGAGTGCCGTCGGCCGTGTGAGCCCGATGCGGCGGACACGTGTGGCCCTCGCGAGCGGTGTTCCTTCGACCCGGTGCGAAGAGCCGGGTTCTGCCAACTGAGATTTCAGTGAGCCGTGCTGCCCGGTCGTGGACCGGGCGAGCGGCTTTCCCGTCCCTTCCCCCGGCTGTCTCCGATCCACGGCTGGCCGTCTGGTACTAGAGTGTCGGCCCCGTGAGTCGCCTCCTGCCGCTACTCCTCGCCCTCTCGCTCGTTCCGGCCGCCCGGGCGCAGTCGTCTTCCGAGGCCCCGGAGGGCGTGACGCCCGCGGCGGAGACACCCGCTCCGCTCATCGTCGTCGCCATCCTCCCCCTGCA
This is a stretch of genomic DNA from Archangium violaceum. It encodes these proteins:
- a CDS encoding ADP-ribosylglycohydrolase family protein translates to MPPRRPAAPVSDPHPRLRGRGALLGLAVGDALGAPLKTRRLPAPPFPQLADGLFRELKGGGPFELRRGQVGESGQMASCLGAGLRELKSYDPDDMLRRYLAWQGHAVGMSESTREVMTELLESGLPRATAARRVWLRGLRRPAGNGSLARTAPIGVFFHKDAQARVQASLADSALTHFDPCCQLACAALNGSIAHALGAGEKLKTEDLITAAISGLSVASASLGRSAADYVQEVSRATAALREDLAAAQRDDPLLYGPDLHLHLHPDRVRVAFRLAYWELLHAPGFEAGVVDVINRGGDADVNGAVTGALLGAFHGEEAIPSGWRQGVLEALGPWGSGPLWTLYHPRHLLLLAPD
- the eno gene encoding phosphopyruvate hydratase, producing MTEIAQIVAREVLDSRGNPTVEAEVFLAGGAKGRAAVPSGASTGEHEALELRDGEKNRYLGKGVRKAVSNIMETIAPELVGMDAADQYAVDMQMLEMDGTPTKSKLGANAILAVSMATARAASDAFGVPFYRYVGGAQARTLPLPLMNILNGGAHADTRVDVQEFMVVPAGAPSFSEGLRWGAEVFHALKKILKGRKLATGVGDEGGYAPDLPANEEALKLIMEAISSAGFKAGEQMFLAMDVAASEFFDKGSKKYRLKGEGKEFDAAGMLDYYQQLVSRYPIVSIEDGMAEDDWDGWKRLTDALGNKIQLVGDDLFVTNVERLGRGIQGGVANSILVKVNQIGSLTETFDAVRMAHKAGYTSVMSHRSGETEDTTIADLAVALDCGQIKTGSASRSDRIAKYNQLLRIEQELGAGARYAGMHAIKGLKSK
- the surE gene encoding 5'/3'-nucleotidase SurE translates to MADKKPRILVSNDDGYFSEGLRNLVEAVTPLGEVWVVAPDREQSAASHAISLHRPLRITEVRERWFAVDGTPADSAYLAIHHLMKDDRPRIMVSGINHGANLADDVNYSGTVAAAREAALLGIPSIAFSLVSRAPFDFQHAARFARSLVAAALAQPQLPPRMLLSVNVPRGEPTGYAITRLGRHSYGYDVVEKEDPRGRKYYWIGGSSYAHEDVPGSDCNAVHLERRISVTPLNFELTDTQAMTALAGWNLEGFPRSDVGRGGD
- a CDS encoding peptidoglycan DD-metalloendopeptidase family protein, encoding MADARWVRPALFALLALLGTTGCSLVSKSVTPSPSASVSEQSPLGLGELREPHPELELIPVSVSVQRTVAVRHTVAPGETMYRISRNYGVSVEELSRANGINDPRTLSVGQELVIPGIEKLVPVATESSPTPEPGRGNERPVPGKKSPVVVTAPGSRSEPRPVSRPAPARPVPETKGMLDWPLRGVLYARFGKKGREPHDGIDLAVPVGTPVKTAQEGEVLYAGEQRGYGLIVIVQHSERLITLYAHNRDLRVKSGQKVRRGQVIATVGESGKTSGPQLHFEVRVDGKPADPLDYLGPLPSS